AATCTGCCTATTAATTACACTAATTAACCCTAAATAACAATTAAGATAATTAGCCAAAAATAAGATTGTAAATATTCTTAGGTACTCGGAGTATATAAAGCTCTAATCCGTATATGGACTGTAATATAATCCTCTTATATAGCAACGTAAATTTATGATTATATGCCTGATGGTTGAATGATACGTTGAAaacaataaaattataaatattcATAATAAGAATGCATATCACGAATGTTATCAAACCCCATTAGGTGAAGACTAGAAGATCATCTTAAAttatcttaaattatatacacaAAGAATTATCTAATATCGTTAAAAATTATCGATTTTTTATATCGCTACAAAAAGATTAAAGTTCAGAAAaatattctcataaaattataCTACCATGATATTTTTATGAATAAATCAAATTGTTTTTCATCCTAATCTGTCTTATATTTGGTAAACctaaattaaaagaaaaagagaaaaaggaaaaaaggaaaagaaaaaaggaaaagcACATTTGAAGAAGAAATTTAAGAATGGGAAACAACTTTGAGTAGCAAGTGTGACTTGAGCCATTAGattctatttttaattttttaagcaCCTAAAGATGCTTTTATTTAATTACATAATAAAAATTTTACACTTAGCCCCCTCCCCCTTCACTCCTCAAATACCGCCCACCACCAACACACCCATTTCACCTTTCTCCGTCTCTCTCTCCCAATTATCACAACTGAAGCTCCGGTCGCACTCATGGGAAGTTACTTCGGCGCCGGAGAATGCTTCTTTGAACAACAGAAGCCGGCCGACTTCATCACCGGAGGCAATCAGTTCACCATTGATGACTTGCTCCTTGATTTTCCTAACGACGAAGATGTCGTCATGAACGAGGCTTATTACGAGAGTTTTAATTCTAATTCAGCTGATTTCTCCAGCTCAAATTCCTCTATCTCCGGCAGCGAACCTCAGTTATCCGGAAATATCAGCTCCTATAGCCTCTCCGACTCTCAATTCTCCGGTGGTGAACTTTGTTTACCGGTAAGTTCAATTCCACCTCCATAATCTCAAGCTCAATTTCCGTTTCTGTTTCGATTTCGTGTTATTATGAAAACTCGAACAAACTCTAATGAATTCATGTGTTGAATTTGAATTATGCAGTATGATGATTTAGCAGAGCTGGAATGGTTATCGAGTTTCACAGAGGAATCATTCTCGAGCGACGACTTACATAATCTGCAATTAATCTCCGCCGCAAACAAAGCACCCGCCACCGCCACCGCTACCGCCACCGACACCTCATCTTCCGAGACGACTCGCGAATACCAACACAAAACCACAGGTCCTAACAGAATTAACTCACCGATATTTCAAACCAACGTTTTGGTCCCCGGTAAAGTTCGTAGCAAACGATCACGCGCCGCTCCCTGCGATTGGTCCTCACGCCTCCTTCTCCTCAAATCGTCAACGACCGACATTAACAAGCCGGAAACCACCCACCGTTCCGATAACTCTCTCCGAAGATGCCTGCATTGCGGTTCCGACACAACACCGCAGTGGCGGAGGGGTCCAATGGGTCCTAAAACGTTATGCAACGCATGTGGAGTCCGTTACAAATCCGGTCGGTTAGTCCCGGAGTATCGCCCCGCCGCTAGCCCCTCGTTTGTTCCGGCGAAACACTCAAACTCTCACCGGAAAGTAATGGAGCTCCGACGACAAGTGGAACTTCAAAATTCACAGCAACAATTGGTGAACCATATCTCAAATTTTGATGGGTGTAACGCCGGCGATGATTACTTGATTCATCGCCAAATCGGGCCAAGTTTCATGCATATGATCTAATcaacaccatcatcatcatcctcatcatcaccatcatcatcatcatcatcttaatcATAATCATGAACCAATTTTACGTATTAGTAGTGATTTTAGCGTTAAGATTAGTCTCTTCCAAGAAGAATATGATCTCAATCAAAGAGAAAACAGATAACATGATGAATTCATTGTAGAATTTTGTAATCAGATTTACTAATCGTTGATTTTATCAATTGAATGAAAGTTTCGTTGATtttaaatatgaatatgaatTGTTTTTATAGATTTTATAATTTTAGTGTGTTGTGTGTTGTGTGGGGTTTAACACAGTAAAAATGCGAATGGTGGAATAGTAACGTAAGCGGCATGGTCCATCGTTGTGCACTCAATGCcacatgcaaccgctcaaactttTATATCAAAGTCTTATCTGTTATCAACTTATCATATTTCATTttccaagattttttttttttttttaaattttggctTCGATTTATGAAATTACATTATTACCCTTTAACCCAACCAAAAATGTTCTTATGATTTGTCTCTTGATCATTATGGTTGAGACTTGAGACCtttgtttcatttaaaaatcAAGACTTTGATTTTAAGCAAATATGTAATGATGAAAATCAAGTTTTACTTGACTTGTAGGTTTCATCCTCTTTTTCTTTTAAGTTTTTTGTTCAAGTTGTTTGATGAAATTGAAGATTTTATATGTTTTTCAATATATTTACATAAGAGAGCTAATTTGTACAAAGTAATTTTTGTTATAAACAATAATTTATGTTTTAGATGGGTTGTACAATATGTAAAAAAATCATAACCTTGTTGTATATATATGGCAATAAATTGTCCGAATTAACTTCTTTTATATAATCGTTGTCGTCCTATAAAACTCATAACAAGTTTAACAATTATAGGGATAACTTGCACATGACTATTGGGATCAATGACTTTatgttgatattttttttttcaaactttgatatttttatttataagtttacCAATTTTACCTCTAATGATATTTGTTTTAAAGATTTTTTGATTTAACTATATAGTTTTGCGTTCTTTAGAACGTTTCTTTCCTACCATTACCAAACAGTTGTCCTAAATCAAATGAAAGAAGCCTCATTAATTAGTGAAGAACTCTTTAGGCTCAAGTAAACTTTTGTATTttactttattattttttaattttccaaatgttTTGATTCTTTTAGCTTTTTGAAATGACAATGTTAACCCAAACAAGGACATGATAATTAGGAAAAATGGTAATAAAACACGCAAATTATAAAGCTATGTTACATTTTACACTTTCGAAAGATGGAGAAAAAATGGTCGATaaatttagaaaaagaaaaagaaaaaggtaCTTGAAAGTACAATGTATGTACAATATAATACATGACAAGAGAGTGAGGGGGGCATACGTGCATGTGAAGAAGCACATGGTACAATAATTGAGGTACGTGAAAGAGAAATAAAAAGAACACGAGATCTATTCAAACATTGCTATTTGTCTACCATGTTCCTACTACTATTGCATTATTTTTCTAATACAACAAACAATGCCAAGTTTTCTCACATTTGAATGCCATTATTTATTCTAATTTCTAAGGctattttggtaatttactttcaCTTCTAAGTAGACACTACTAACCAGAATTTATCAACCATCAAATTGGtattaacattttaaaatagAATTGATTCGGTCGAATCACATAAGCTTCATGTGCAATCCATTAAATTTAGGTCCAAATTTTTTACAATTCTATAAAATACAAAAATTAATTCCGCAAATTAAATtgtatctactataataaatgaaagttttttgctACACGTccttttctccttcatttagacacatgacattttctaaaatttttaaattttctatttttcacttgtcattttattgtatttttcattttatcaaattaaaattctacatttaatatgtaaggtaatatatatgtaaggtatttattagaaaatgtttATATGTGTAatatattcaatacattaaagcctcattaattttaataaatcaaaaaatttctcatttttcttataaatccaaaattttcaaattgttaaaattttatatttaattttttttagtaaactcatgtaatacatgggtctcacacctagttatgAATATAAAAAGGgaaaagttttaaactttttatgTAAAATAAAATACTCAAAACTAGCTTCAGTTTTTATTTTCAAATAATTATCATTTTCAACACTTTAATAGTATGAAAtcaagtttaaaacataaaaaattattaaagatataaaaatcAATATATTGAGCAAGCAAAACACAATGAGCACTAGCTACACGTCCATTCTTAATTGACTAATTGTTCAAGAAGAAATTTAAACATATTAATAAGCACTACATGACTATTCCttaattaaaatatacaattCTTCTCCAAGAAGACGTCATACacaaacttttaattataaattaataaaataaacacATGCACAGCAATTTAAAGTTTAATTTCAAATAAAAATCAACACATTCAATCAACTcacatttattaatttaaatttaatagaAAACAACAGGTACTATATCAtccattcaaaaaaaaaaaaaaaagattctcCATTCTTGTAATCTTCTTCAAAGTTCAAACATTTACCTTTGGAATGGTCGTTACTCGTTAGTAAATTTGTAGTCCGAACTCCAAAGCATCAATGAAAGATTTGAAAATAAGTCAATATTATTAAATAAGCAAAGAAGACAATTCAGTTCAAAAAAAATAATAGATAGCCGttccaaaaaaaaatgaaattaataGATACTAATCAACAATAACATCTTCAAACTTGCAGATCCTAGTTTCTCGCTACATCTTTCATGTCCAGAGATGCAATCAGAAAACTCACAGAATAGTGTCCCAAAAGGAACTATAAAATCGAAATATAAGAAAGCAATGGATTCTTGATAAAAACTTGCAGGAGATGttagtagaggactttgtagcaGCGACCGATTTGATTATCGCCGACGAGAGAGACTATAGATCACAAGCATATTGGTAGAATGTGACTAGGATTTTAACGACCCATAACCCGACCCAAAACGAAGTGAACAAACCCCCGCTGTATGTGTTATTTGGAATGAATACTCATCTCATTAATACACCAAAACAATACGTATGTACCATTTACAAAGAGGCCAAAAGACCGTATAGTCGTATGCTAGGCTGCCAAGATGTGCTATGTAGTGAGCGAATACAACATTGTAACCATCAAATGGTAATGTATCAAAATCCATCATCAAAATTGGAAGCTaatatttgttttgaaaacaaaactAACAAAAAGGTAAACATAAAATGGATGTCATGCCCCGATGAATGTCCAAATCCCTTGATCACCCCAGCTCCTTGTCCTTCGTACTTGAAGGACCTGCAACTAAAGACATAAAGTAGCAACTGTTAGTCTAACGCTTAGTAAGTAATAAAAATACTTGCCCATTATACAGATAATATGTTGTAACACCCGCAGAatcgggctagttaatttagagaacgttgaaatctgacttataacaaagaagttatgtcccgtcgaagtttcacgattaaaccgGCATGGCTCcacgtatcgtaaaaagtaaattattgacaaaatactttttagccttagcgatccaaacaaaagtcatagtagaCGTTAAAcggagagcgtgcatatagagaacgtccaaatctgacttcatttgaggaagttatgatttttcgaagattcAACGTAGCAGTATACAGttcggaaatcgaattttagatcggtcaattTTTAGCCAAGATgatataaatgagaattgaagatctcattaataggaactcaacgatataaagacagtaaaAAACGAACGTcgaatgacaaagttatgaatttttaacagactttaagtatctaaacatgttaaaatataactttaaaaataaattaaaaattagccgacggagtctaaaccaaagttgtagatcacatctatggctacgtgtggatatagaaaacataaaaaaaacggagctcgtatgcaaaagttatggattttacaagataatAAAATTTTGGATTAACTAGAGGGTGACACATGTCGCGATCTGACACCACACCTTCCTCTCCAAGGCATGCGATTAGATGGTGAGATGTGGcaccagtacgcccaacgtactaagtaTGCTCTGCGTAGTTtttgagtacgccctacgtactcggCTCCTGGCAGCCTATAAAAAGAAGTCCAATTTCACACTTTTCCTCACACCATTCCAGTTTATTCTCTCCCAAACCCGCCAAGGCGTTAATTCCATTCTCTAGCACTTCCTAGGCGTTAATAGCGAAGCTCCATAGCACCAGAAACC
The genomic region above belongs to Lactuca sativa cultivar Salinas chromosome 4, Lsat_Salinas_v11, whole genome shotgun sequence and contains:
- the LOC111907925 gene encoding GATA transcription factor 9 yields the protein MGSYFGAGECFFEQQKPADFITGGNQFTIDDLLLDFPNDEDVVMNEAYYESFNSNSADFSSSNSSISGSEPQLSGNISSYSLSDSQFSGGELCLPYDDLAELEWLSSFTEESFSSDDLHNLQLISAANKAPATATATATDTSSSETTREYQHKTTGPNRINSPIFQTNVLVPGKVRSKRSRAAPCDWSSRLLLLKSSTTDINKPETTHRSDNSLRRCLHCGSDTTPQWRRGPMGPKTLCNACGVRYKSGRLVPEYRPAASPSFVPAKHSNSHRKVMELRRQVELQNSQQQLVNHISNFDGCNAGDDYLIHRQIGPSFMHMI